In the Psychromicrobium lacuslunae genome, ACCTTGAAAGGTTTGCTCGCCGAGGGTGGATCACAGGTTATTCTGTCGACACATTCGCCGGTGCTCGCCTCTCTTCCCGGTGCGCAGATTCTTGAACTCGGGGAGTGGGGCTGGCGTCCTCGTGATTGGGATGAACTGGACCTAGTGAGTAATTGGCGTTCCTTTTTGAATGCGCCGGAACGATACTTGAGGCAGCTCTAAAGTAAATCTTCAGCCTCCAGGTCGCGGAGTGTCAGCCAGCTCGTCTGATTACCGGTAGGTCGATGCTTGGCGTAGCCTGAGTGACATGAATAGCGAAGAGATTCACCACCACATTTCCGAACTGGTGCAGCGGGAGCAGGAGTTGCGTAGCATCTCGCCCTCTGACGGCGAAGCGGCAAGCCGGGCGAATGAGCTGCGTGAGATCGAGGTTCAGTTGGATCGATTCTGGGACTTACTCAGGCAGCGCCGGGCGCGCATCGATGCCGGCGCCAACCCCAATGAGGCGGAGTTGCGCTCCAGCAATGAAGTCGAAGGTTACCGTCAGTAACTCCTAGCAACTCCTAGTAACTCCCGATAGCCCTCAGTAAGCCCATTTCGCTGCGGTTGAACGGCAGCTGTTGAGCTGTTCAGCCGCAGCCGAAACCAGGTCTTTGTCAGTGACAAAGTAAGCATTCGGGTCGGAGCCGTCTGCAGAGCCGAGGGCAAGTGTGGCACCGGGAATTGCCGGCCCGGCAGCTTTGGCCGAAAGATGCACGGCGGCAACCCCGGCCTCCTTGAACAACGCGGGAATATCGGCTGTGCGGACCCCGCCGCCAGCCAT is a window encoding:
- a CDS encoding DUF2630 family protein, with product MNSEEIHHHISELVQREQELRSISPSDGEAASRANELREIEVQLDRFWDLLRQRRARIDAGANPNEAELRSSNEVEGYRQ